One genomic segment of uncultured Desulfobacter sp. includes these proteins:
- a CDS encoding transposase, with amino-acid sequence MARAKRHYLPGHVWHITHRCHKKEFLLKFGRDRRRWIEWLFEARKRYGLKVLNYIVTSNHVHLLVVDGGGRHVIPDSIKLIAGRTAQEFNQRKKRKGAFWEDRYHATAIQCDEHLIKCLIYIDLNMVRTGVVKHPAEWEFSGYHDIQNPRQRYRIIDYDALMSVFQFTDLDHMKESHQIWVTEELKEDRLKRQSQWTESIAIGDKSFVESVKESLKHRAKGRDVVEAENGICQLRETHEPYDGYIPKPLFRNEYLWE; translated from the coding sequence ATGGCACGAGCAAAACGGCACTATCTTCCCGGGCATGTCTGGCACATCACCCATCGATGTCATAAAAAAGAATTCCTTCTAAAATTCGGGCGGGACAGGCGGCGTTGGATTGAATGGTTATTCGAGGCCCGAAAACGCTATGGTTTGAAGGTGCTCAACTACATTGTAACTTCCAATCACGTTCATTTGCTTGTTGTCGACGGCGGGGGGCGTCACGTGATTCCTGATTCAATCAAACTCATTGCAGGACGAACAGCCCAGGAGTTCAATCAACGAAAGAAACGAAAAGGGGCGTTCTGGGAAGATCGTTATCATGCTACGGCGATTCAGTGCGATGAGCACCTGATAAAATGCCTTATTTACATTGATTTAAACATGGTGAGAACCGGTGTGGTCAAGCATCCGGCAGAATGGGAATTCAGCGGATATCATGACATACAGAATCCGCGACAAAGGTACCGAATTATCGACTATGATGCCCTGATGAGTGTGTTCCAATTTACTGATTTGGATCATATGAAAGAGTCTCACCAGATTTGGGTTACAGAAGAGTTGAAAGAGGATCGGTTAAAACGTCAAAGCCAGTGGACAGAAAGCATTGCAATCGGCGATAAATCGTTTGTAGAATCCGTAAAGGAAAGTTTGAAACACCGAGCAAAGGGCAGGGACGTCGTCGAAGCTGAAAACGGTATCTGCCAACTTCGTGAAACGCATGAACCATATGATGGATATATCCCTAAACCGTTATTTCGTAACGAGTATTTATGGGAATGA
- a CDS encoding transposase, with the protein MNTTLTDVQNQITNSEQIGVISDYFAKFKIGTLLNRSGIVKTKGASPLAIFTAIFNLAFHNENLYQGIVKNKEVEVDKDAAYNFLNSPTYNWRRFTLHLCRRIYFVIRKLLDDSSEEVLIFDDSTYSRNRSKKVELLSRVFDHTDMKYIKGFRMLTLGWSDGNSFLGLDFALLSSADKKNRYNEINPDIDKRTCGYHRPASWGVVSSWGRAVPTD; encoded by the coding sequence ATGAATACTACCCTTACCGACGTACAAAATCAAATAACAAATTCAGAACAGATTGGCGTAATCAGTGATTATTTTGCAAAATTCAAAATCGGTACGTTATTGAATCGATCAGGAATCGTTAAAACAAAAGGTGCATCACCGCTTGCCATTTTCACAGCCATATTTAACCTGGCATTTCACAACGAAAATTTATACCAGGGCATTGTGAAAAACAAAGAAGTGGAGGTCGATAAAGACGCTGCTTACAATTTTTTGAATTCTCCAACATATAACTGGCGTCGGTTTACCCTTCATCTTTGCCGCCGGATTTATTTTGTCATCAGAAAACTTCTTGATGATTCTTCCGAAGAAGTTCTTATTTTTGACGACTCCACCTATAGCAGAAACCGATCTAAAAAAGTCGAGCTTTTATCCCGGGTGTTTGATCATACAGATATGAAGTACATCAAAGGATTCCGGATGCTGACCCTTGGCTGGTCTGACGGTAACAGTTTTCTTGGACTTGATTTTGCCCTTTTATCATCTGCAGACAAAAAGAATCGATATAATGAAATCAATCCTGATATTGATAAAAGGACCTGCGGATATCATCGTCCAGCGTCATGGGGCGTCGTCTCGTCATGGGGTCGGGCCGTACCAACCGACTGA